In Gordonia sp. SL306, the genomic window GCGTGAGGTCTCCGTTGGCCGGCATCGGATAACCGAGGTCCTCGTTGTACTCGCGGTAGATGTTGGCCAGGGATCGTGGGATGGGTGAGACGTCCTGGGCCACCGAGAAGCTCAGCCCGACGGCGTGACCCGGCGTCGGGTACGGGTCCTGGCCCACGATCAGCACCCGGACGTCGTCGAACGGCTGAGTGAAGGCCCGCAACACGTTTGCACCCGCGGGGAGATAACCGCGGCCTGCGGCGTTCTCCTCGCGCAGGAACTGCCCCATCGCCGAGATGACCGGCTCCACCGGCGTCAGCGCCGTCGCCCAGCCGGGATCGATCAACTCCGACAACGGTTTCGGCGAGGACCCCGCCCCGGCCGCGGTCACCCGATCCTCCGCAACGCGTCACGGAAGTACTTGCCGTTCTGGAAGTACATCTCCACGTTGAGATCCACGTGCCCCTCC contains:
- a CDS encoding uracil-DNA glycosylase; its protein translation is MTAAGAGSSPKPLSELIDPGWATALTPVEPVISAMGQFLREENAAGRGYLPAGANVLRAFTQPFDDVRVLIVGQDPYPTPGHAVGLSFSVAQDVSPIPRSLANIYREYNEDLGYPMPANGDLTPWAKSGVLLLNRVLTVSPGEPASHRGKGWEQVTECAIKALVARDAEPLVAILWGRDAGSLKQWLPDVPVIESAHPSPLSASRGFFGSRPFSRANEALEELGAEPVDWRLPV